The Actinoplanes sp. N902-109 genomic interval GGTGAGGCGACCGGCTGGCCGCTCACCGACTGGATGGAGGACTGGATGCTCCGGCTCTACGGGCCGGAGACCTACGACAAGTGGGTCAACCACGAGATCCCGTTCAACGGCCCCGAGTCCACCGCCGCGCTCGACGCCGTCGGCTCGTACGTGAAGAACCCGGCGTACGTCAACGGCGGTCTCGGCGACGTCAAGAGCATCGCGACCACCACGTTCCAGGACGCCGGTCTGCCGATCCTCGACGGCACCTGCTCGCTGCACCGGATGGCCAGCTTCTACGCGGCGAACTTCCCGAAGGACACCAAGGTGGCCGAGGACGGCGACGTCTTCGCGTTCTACCTGCCGGGCAAGGACGCCAGCAGCAAGCCGGTGCTCGGTGGTGGCGAGTTCAACCTGGCGTTCGCCAACCGTCCGGAGGTCAAGGCCTTCCAGACGTACCTGTCCACGGACACCTGGGCGAACATCAAGGCGCAGGCCTCGCAGGGCTGGATCTCGGCCAACAAGGGCCTGGACATCAACAAGGTGAGCAACCCGATCGACAAGCTGTCGGCCGGGCTGCTGCAGAACCCCAGCACGGTGTTCCGCTTCGACGGCTCGGACCAGATGCCCGCCGCGGTCGGCTCGAACGCGATCTTCAAGCAGCTGACCAGCTGGGTGACCGGTCAGGACACCAAGACCACGGTGAACAACGTCGAGAACGCCTGGCCCAAGTGAGCTAGAACCATCCCGGGGCCGGTCGCCACAGGTGACCGGCCCCCTTTCTCCCCCTGAAAAGGAGGTACGGGTCGCGTGTTAACCGCAGAAAGCAATGCCGGCAAGATCGGGCTGATGATCGCCGCGATCCTGCTCTTCGCCGCGGTCGTGGGTGTCATGCTGTTCATCGCCAGCCTGGTGCGCGGGCGGCGCGCGGACCGCTGGACGGCCTACATCTACCTGCTCCCGACGCTGCTGATGCTCGCGGTCGGGCTGGTCTACCCCGGGCTGCGCACGATCTGGGAGTCGTTCTTCGACGCCGCCGGCAACGCCTTCATCGGGCTCGACAACTACAAGACCG includes:
- a CDS encoding ABC transporter substrate-binding protein, with protein sequence MFGLAKSRRLKGALAGTVGVGLVFGIAACGGSSDSDDDSKTATSSIDCSQFSSYGDLKGKSVSVYTGIVTPEDKAYKDSYKPFEDCTGVTIKYEGDKSFETQILVRAKAGNPPDLAIVPQPGLLKQLVATGKAVEAPAEVAANVDKFWSKDWKAYGTVDGKFYAAPSGASVKSLVWYSPSEFKDAGYQVPTTLDQLKALSDKMVADKKKPWCVGISSGEATGWPLTDWMEDWMLRLYGPETYDKWVNHEIPFNGPESTAALDAVGSYVKNPAYVNGGLGDVKSIATTTFQDAGLPILDGTCSLHRMASFYAANFPKDTKVAEDGDVFAFYLPGKDASSKPVLGGGEFNLAFANRPEVKAFQTYLSTDTWANIKAQASQGWISANKGLDINKVSNPIDKLSAGLLQNPSTVFRFDGSDQMPAAVGSNAIFKQLTSWVTGQDTKTTVNNVENAWPK